The following proteins are co-located in the Sebastes umbrosus isolate fSebUmb1 chromosome 24, fSebUmb1.pri, whole genome shotgun sequence genome:
- the spry2 gene encoding protein sprouty homolog 2: MDSTSQSDSDGGGGRHGWSPGTPHDEGRRQSHDGPSDPGLTNGPPPPHTPAVLSLDQIRITGSSNEYTDGPTVAQRSPASPHRQQKSDLVTSPGSRTAGQQETPQEGPNNLRNLHSLTQHGNTSGEGVLRPSSAEDSQSSIRTSVGSSSSGQRLLGSNQIIRTQPKRAELSSDELKPLNAESRAVVAVPGSGSSKNPDIHTNKCEDCGRCRCPECSRPRALPSCWMCGRRCVCSAQSAVEYGTCVCCVKGLFYHCSSDDEDTCADKPFSCTQSHCCVRWTTISLLALLFPCLLCYLPAKGCVAACQSCYDRVTRPGCRCKNTNPIRCEDVCKPT, translated from the coding sequence ATGGATTCCACAAGTCAGAGCGACAGCGACGGGGGAGGAGGACGCCACGGGTGGTCGCCGGGCACGCCGCATGACGAAGGGAGAAGGCAAAGCCACGACGGTCCGTCGGATCCCGGGTTGACCAACGGGCCGCCGCCGCCCCACACTCCAGCAGTGCTGTCTCTGGATCAGATCAGGATAACTGGGAGTAGTAATGAGTACACAGACGGGCCCACTGTGGCCCAACGGTCTCCGGCCTCGCCACACAGGCAACAGAAGAGTGACTTGGTTACGTCGCCAGGTTCAAGGACCGCTGGGCAGCAGGAGACTCCGCAAGAGGGGCCTAATAATCTTCGCAACTTGCATTCATTGACTCAGCATGGAAACACTTCCGGCGAGGGCGTGCTGCGGCCCTCCAGCGCCGAGGACTCCCAGAGTAGCATCAGGACCAGCGTGGGGAGCTCCTCTTCAGGCCAGAGGCTCCTCGGCAGCAACCAGATAATCAGAACCCAGCCCAAACGCGCCGAGCTAAGCTCAGACGAGCTGAAACCCCTGAACGCCGAGTCCAGGGCGGTGGTGGCCGTGCCCGGCAGCGGAAGCTCTAAAAACCCAGACATACACACCAACAAGTGCGAGGACTGCGGCCGGTGCCGCTGCCCAGAGTGCAGCCGCCCGCGGGCGCTCCCTTCCTGCTGGATGTGCGGCCGCCGGTGCGTGTGCTCGGCGCAGAGCGCGGTGGAGTACGGCACATGCGTGTGCTGCGTCAAGGGGCTCTTCTACCACTGCTCCAGCGACGACGAGGACACGTGCGCCGACAAGCCCTTCTCGTGCACGCAGTCGCACTGCTGCGTGCGCTGGACCACCATATCGCTTCTCGCCCTGCTCTTCCCCTGCCTCCTGTGCTACCTCCCGGCTAAAGGATGCGTCGCCGCGTGCCAGAGCTGCTATGACCGAGTCACGCGACCCGGCTGTCGGTGCAAGAACACAAACCCGATCCGCTGTGAGGATGTCTGCAAGCCGACGTAG